The Vicia villosa cultivar HV-30 ecotype Madison, WI unplaced genomic scaffold, Vvil1.0 ctg.000716F_1_1, whole genome shotgun sequence genome includes a region encoding these proteins:
- the LOC131630696 gene encoding uncharacterized protein LOC131630696, with protein sequence MAGVVPTEMSANSPRRTAQFARNAQGGANTEMKTGILQLVYANPFTGMDHEDPFAHLTKFYEIAGSTGVDAANEESLFKRLFPHSLIGKAKECSNPQGQGQQSQSGSSKLEDTLTQFMQASMANQRSNEAAIKNLENQVGQLAKQLSEQQPRAYFSANTQTNPKEHCKAIVTRSGKEVNSGVNEEVIVEDEEEVIVEDEEDEVILDDEGEKSEEKVEEELVEKERKEKEGREKNDKKVKRNKKRNENKKKYTDEETVVLDAHCSAIIQKTPPRKEADPGRVILPITIGGNYISNGLVDLGSSINLIPLSVVKRLGNIEMKHTRITLQLADKSIISPYGVVQDMLVKVDKFLFPVDFVVVDMEEDCDVPLILGRPFMKTTRMMIDIDDGIMKVRVQDKEVIFTLFESTKPPKNEHDNFRIDDEKGEIIEVANQFHKDKEKANHEGKTHHKNFEVGQMVLVCNSRLKVFPSKLKSKWSGPFVVKEVRNYGSIVVEDPKTQESWTVKEQRLKGYHDG encoded by the exons ATGGCGGGTGTTGTTCCAACCGAAATGTCCGCCAATAGTCCAAGACGCACCGCCCAATTTGCACGCAATGCTCAAGGTGGAGCAAATACGGAGATGAAGACCGGAATCCTCCAACTTGTTTATGCAAATCCATTCACCGGAATGGATCATGAGGATCCTTTCGCACATCTCACCAAATTTTACGAGATTGCGGGTTCAACGGGAGTTGATGCGGCGAATGAAGAATCATTGTTCAAGAGGCTATTTCCACATTCATTAATTGGGAAAGCTaaagaatg TTCAAATCCACAAGGCCAAGGTCAACAATCTCAAAGTGGAAGCTCAAAGTTGGAAGACACTCTTacacaattcatgcaagcatccatGGCTAATCAAAGGAGTAATGAAGCGGCCATAAAGAATTTAGAAAATCAAGTGGGCCAACTTGCAAAGCAATTGTCCGAGCAACAACCGAGAGCATATTTTTCCGCCAACACCCAAACCAATccaaaggagcattgcaaagccatTGTTACAAGAAGTGGGAAAGAGGTGAATAGTGGTGTAAATGAAGAGGTTATAGTGGAAGATGAGGAGGAAGTAatagttgaagatgaagaggatgAAGTGATACTTGATGATGAGGGAGAAAAAAGTGAGGAGAAAGTGGAGGAAGAATTAGTTGAAAAAGAgcggaaagaaaaagaaggaagagagaaaaatgacaaaaaagtgaAGAGGAATAAAAAGAGAAATGAGAAT aaaaagaagtacaCGGATGAAGAGACAGTTGTGCTTGATGCTCATTGTAGTGCAATTATTCAAAAAACTCCCCCAAGAAAGGAAGCCGATCCGGGACGAGTCATTTTACCGATCACCATTGGAGGTAACTACATTAGTAATGGTTTGGTTGATTTGGGGTCTAGCATCAATTTAATACCTTTATCCGTTGTCAAGAGATTGGGGAACATTGAGATGAAACACACCAGGATAACTTTGCAACTAGCCGATAAGTCTATCATTTCACCATATGGAGTTGTACAAGACATGCTAgtaaaggttgacaaatttttgttCCCGGTTGATTTTGTGGTAGTCGACATGGAGGAGGATTGTGATGTTCCATTAatacttggaagaccattcatgaagaccacccgaatgatgattgatatcgATGATGGGATTATGAAAGTAAGGGTGCAAGATAAAGAGGTAATTTTTACTCTTTTTGAGTCTACGAAGCCTCCTAAGAATGAACATGACAACTTTCGAATCGATGATGAAAAAGGAGAAATCATTGAGGTGGCGAATCAATTTCACAAGGACAAGGAGAAGGCAAATCATGAGGGAAAGACTCATCACAAAAACTTTGAAGTTGGACAAATGGTGCTAGTGTGCAATTCAAGACTCAAGGTGTTTCCTAGTAAATTAAAGTCAAAGTGGTCGGGGCCATTTGTTGTGAAAGAGGTGCGAAATTATGGATCCATTGTGGTGGAGGACCCTAAAACACAAGAAAGCTGGACTGTAAAGGAACAAAGACTCAAAGGCTACCACGATGGATAA